One window of Erwinia aphidicola genomic DNA carries:
- the smrB gene encoding endonuclease SmrB: MSKKEKLSAEDEALFRGLMSGTRKLAQDTIVHKPLRKKISEVPQKRLLSEQIDNSHYFSDEFQPLLASEGAVRYVRADVDHYKLKQLRRGDFSPEIFLDLHGLTQNQAKQELGALIAACRREHIFCASVMHGHGKHVLKQQTPLWLAQHPHVMAFHQAPKLFGGDAALLVLIEVEEWLPPELP; encoded by the coding sequence ATGAGCAAAAAAGAGAAGCTGAGCGCGGAAGATGAGGCGCTGTTTCGCGGGTTGATGAGCGGCACGCGCAAGCTGGCGCAGGACACCATTGTTCATAAACCGCTGCGTAAAAAGATAAGTGAAGTCCCGCAGAAACGCCTGTTGTCGGAACAGATAGATAACAGCCACTATTTTTCCGACGAGTTTCAGCCGCTGCTGGCCAGCGAAGGCGCGGTGCGCTATGTGCGTGCGGATGTTGACCATTACAAGCTGAAGCAGCTGCGCCGCGGTGATTTCAGCCCGGAGATTTTCCTCGATCTGCACGGTTTAACGCAGAATCAGGCTAAGCAGGAGTTGGGCGCGCTGATTGCCGCCTGTCGCCGTGAGCATATTTTTTGTGCCAGCGTGATGCACGGGCACGGTAAACACGTTCTGAAGCAGCAGACACCGCTGTGGCTGGCACAGCATCCGCACGTAATGGCATTTCATCAGGCACCCAAGCTATTTGGCGGCGATGCCGCGCTGCTGGTGCTGATTGAAGTGGAAGAGTGGTTACCGCCGGAATTACCGTAG
- the sixA gene encoding phosphohistidine phosphatase SixA — protein MQVFIMRHGDAALDAASDSVRPLTHCGCDETRQMATWLSGQSVDIERVLVSPYLRAQQTLSTVREALPLPEGEDVLPELTPGGDPGLVACYLHALANEGVKSALVISHLPLVGYLVAELCPQEAPPMFATSAIACIDFDAENVLGKLEWQVSPAKLAKAM, from the coding sequence ATGCAAGTTTTCATAATGCGTCACGGCGATGCGGCTTTAGATGCAGCAAGTGATTCAGTTCGACCTTTGACTCACTGCGGCTGTGATGAAACCCGTCAAATGGCGACCTGGCTTAGCGGTCAGTCGGTTGATATTGAACGGGTGTTGGTCAGTCCCTATCTGCGCGCCCAGCAGACTCTCAGCACGGTGCGTGAAGCGCTGCCTCTGCCGGAAGGTGAGGATGTGCTGCCAGAATTAACCCCGGGTGGCGACCCCGGGCTGGTGGCGTGCTACCTGCACGCGCTGGCGAATGAAGGCGTGAAGTCGGCGCTGGTGATTTCACATCTGCCGCTGGTGGGCTACCTGGTGGCAGAGCTGTGCCCGCAGGAAGCGCCGCCGATGTTTGCCACTTCCGCCATTGCCTGCATCGACTTCGATGCGGAAAATGTGCTGGGCAAGCTCGAGTGGCAGGTCTCTCCGGCGAAATTAGCCAAGGCGATGTAA
- the fadJ gene encoding fatty acid oxidation complex subunit alpha FadJ: MEQTSAFRLTMRLDNVAVITLDVPGEKMNTLKAEFAAQIRTAIRNARANPRLAGIVLISGKPDSFIAGADISMIAACENAQQAQSLAEQGQNVMAEIEALPVTVVAAIHGACLGGGLELALACHRRVCTLDDKTRLGLPEVQLGLLPGSGGTQRLPRLIGASTALDMILTGRTLRPRAARKCGLVDDAVAHSILLDTAVKLALQPRTARQRLPLRERLLAGPAGRAILFRLAQRQTQAKTHGNYPAADKILSVVRCGLEKGSSSGYAAEARAFGELAMTPQSAALRSLFFATTAMKKERGAQAQPRALRSIGVLGGGLMGGGIACVTATRAGLPVRIKDVSPQGINHALKTSWDLLSKGVKRRRISAAERQQQMALISGSTDYQGFSQRDMVIEAVFEDLALKQKMVAEIEQHCGAETLFASNTSSLPIAEIAAGAQRPHNVIGLHYFSPPEKMPLVEVIPHAGTAAETVATAVSLARKQGKTPIVVADSAGFYVNRILAPYMIEAMHCLLEGEPIESIDAALVKFGFPVGPVQLLDEVGIDVGTHIMPILEQAWGERFALPPALVAVLNDDRKGRKNGRGFYLYPQKGRKKQVDSAIYRLLNITPKHHLDAQNISQRCVMMMLNEAARTLEEQVIASARDGDIGAVFGIGFPPFLGGPFRYMDQLGIAEVVNSLELLTQRHGARFAPCALLKKMLEQQQTFYKPDVNLNSFRDSAG; this comes from the coding sequence ATGGAACAGACAAGCGCATTTAGGCTGACGATGCGCCTGGATAACGTGGCGGTGATTACCCTCGACGTACCGGGCGAGAAGATGAATACCCTGAAAGCGGAGTTTGCTGCGCAGATCCGTACGGCAATCCGCAATGCGCGCGCCAATCCCCGGCTGGCTGGCATCGTACTGATTTCCGGCAAGCCCGATTCCTTTATTGCCGGGGCCGATATCAGCATGATCGCCGCCTGTGAAAATGCTCAGCAGGCGCAGTCGCTGGCCGAGCAGGGGCAGAACGTGATGGCCGAGATTGAAGCGCTGCCGGTTACGGTGGTGGCAGCTATCCACGGTGCCTGCCTGGGGGGGGGGCTGGAGCTGGCGCTGGCCTGCCACCGCCGGGTTTGCACGCTCGACGACAAAACCCGCCTTGGCCTGCCGGAAGTGCAGCTGGGGCTGCTGCCCGGCTCCGGCGGCACCCAGCGCCTGCCGCGCCTGATTGGCGCCTCGACCGCGCTGGATATGATCCTTACCGGCAGAACGCTGCGCCCCCGCGCCGCGCGCAAATGTGGGCTGGTGGATGATGCCGTCGCCCACAGTATCCTGCTGGATACCGCCGTTAAGCTGGCGCTGCAACCGCGTACCGCCCGACAGCGTCTTCCGCTGCGCGAACGGCTGCTCGCCGGCCCAGCGGGGCGTGCCATCCTGTTCCGTCTGGCCCAGCGCCAGACGCAGGCGAAAACTCACGGCAACTATCCGGCGGCGGATAAAATCCTCAGCGTGGTGCGCTGCGGGCTGGAGAAGGGCAGCAGTAGCGGTTATGCCGCCGAAGCCCGCGCCTTTGGCGAGCTGGCAATGACGCCGCAGTCTGCCGCACTGCGCAGCCTGTTCTTTGCCACCACCGCAATGAAAAAAGAGCGGGGCGCACAGGCTCAGCCGCGCGCATTGCGCAGCATTGGCGTGCTCGGCGGGGGGCTGATGGGCGGGGGAATTGCCTGTGTGACCGCCACGCGTGCCGGATTACCGGTGCGCATCAAGGATGTCAGCCCGCAGGGTATCAATCACGCGCTGAAAACCAGTTGGGATCTGTTAAGTAAAGGCGTTAAAAGACGCCGGATAAGCGCGGCCGAACGCCAGCAGCAGATGGCACTGATCAGCGGTAGCACGGATTACCAGGGGTTCAGCCAGCGCGATATGGTGATCGAAGCGGTGTTTGAAGATCTGGCCTTGAAGCAGAAAATGGTGGCGGAGATTGAACAGCACTGCGGCGCAGAAACGCTGTTTGCCTCCAATACCTCTTCGCTGCCGATTGCCGAAATCGCTGCCGGCGCGCAGCGTCCGCATAACGTTATTGGTCTGCACTACTTCAGCCCGCCGGAAAAAATGCCGCTGGTTGAGGTGATCCCTCATGCGGGAACCGCAGCAGAGACGGTGGCGACGGCAGTCTCTCTGGCAAGAAAGCAGGGTAAAACCCCCATTGTGGTGGCGGATAGCGCTGGCTTCTACGTTAACCGCATTCTGGCGCCCTATATGATCGAGGCGATGCACTGCCTGCTGGAGGGCGAACCGATCGAATCTATTGATGCGGCGCTGGTTAAATTTGGCTTCCCGGTCGGTCCGGTGCAGCTGCTGGACGAGGTCGGTATTGATGTTGGCACCCATATTATGCCGATCCTCGAACAGGCCTGGGGAGAACGTTTCGCCTTGCCGCCAGCACTGGTTGCGGTGCTGAATGACGACCGCAAAGGGCGCAAAAACGGGCGCGGCTTTTATCTCTATCCGCAGAAAGGGCGAAAAAAACAGGTGGACAGTGCCATTTACCGCCTGCTGAACATCACGCCAAAACACCACCTTGACGCACAGAATATCTCGCAGCGCTGTGTGATGATGATGCTGAATGAAGCGGCGCGCACCCTGGAAGAGCAGGTGATTGCCAGCGCGCGCGACGGTGATATCGGCGCGGTATTTGGCATTGGTTTCCCACCTTTCCTCGGGGGGCCGTTCCGCTATATGGACCAGCTGGGCATTGCTGAAGTGGTTAACAGTTTAGAGTTGTTAACGCAGCGTCACGGTGCGCGTTTTGCTCCCTGCGCGCTGCTGAAAAAAATGTTGGAACAGCAGCAAACGTTCTATAAACCGGACGTAAATCTGAATAGTTTTCGTGATTCAGCGGGTTAG
- the fadI gene encoding acetyl-CoA C-acyltransferase FadI, which produces MSKALPLLTRQGDRIAITHGLRTPFARQATAFHGIPALELGRMVVSELMARSELPADIIEQLVFGQVVQMPEAPNIAREIVLASGLNVSTDAYSVSRACATSFQAVANVAESLLAGTIRAGIAGGADSTSVLPIGVSKTLARTLLDLSKARSVGQKLRLLSRLRPRDLMPVPPAVAEYSTGLRMGDTAEQMAKSHGITREQQDALAHRSHQHAARAWQQGLLNAEVMTAFAPPWKQPLEQDNNVRSDSKPEDYARLRPAFDRQHGTVTAANSTPLTDGAAAVILMTESRARELGITPLGYLRSYAFTAIGVREDMLLGPSYASPLALDRAGITLADLSLIDMHEAFAAQTLANLKMFADERFAREVLNRPHALGEVNQEQFNVLGGSIAYGHPFAATGARMITQTLNELRRRGGGLGLVTACAAGGLGAAMVLEAE; this is translated from the coding sequence ATGAGCAAAGCATTACCTTTGCTGACCCGTCAGGGCGATCGTATCGCCATTACCCACGGTTTACGTACCCCCTTTGCCCGCCAGGCAACGGCTTTCCACGGTATTCCTGCGCTGGAGCTTGGCCGTATGGTGGTGAGTGAACTGATGGCGCGCAGCGAGCTGCCGGCTGACATCATTGAGCAGCTGGTCTTCGGCCAGGTGGTGCAGATGCCGGAAGCGCCGAATATTGCCCGTGAAATCGTGCTGGCCAGCGGACTCAACGTCAGCACGGATGCTTACAGCGTCAGCCGCGCCTGCGCCACCAGCTTTCAGGCGGTAGCCAACGTGGCGGAAAGCCTGCTGGCGGGGACGATTCGGGCAGGCATCGCCGGCGGGGCTGACTCCACTTCCGTGTTGCCGATTGGCGTCAGTAAAACCCTGGCGCGCACGCTGCTCGACCTCAGTAAAGCACGCAGCGTCGGGCAAAAGCTCAGGCTGCTTTCCCGCCTGCGCCCGCGTGATTTAATGCCGGTGCCGCCTGCGGTTGCGGAGTATTCAACCGGGCTGCGCATGGGCGATACTGCCGAACAGATGGCGAAAAGCCACGGCATCACGCGTGAACAGCAGGATGCGCTGGCGCACCGTTCTCATCAGCACGCCGCGCGCGCCTGGCAGCAGGGGCTGCTGAACGCAGAAGTGATGACGGCGTTTGCGCCACCGTGGAAGCAGCCGCTGGAGCAGGACAACAACGTGCGCAGCGACTCAAAGCCGGAAGATTATGCGCGCCTGCGCCCGGCCTTTGACCGCCAGCATGGCACGGTGACGGCCGCCAACAGTACGCCGCTGACCGACGGTGCGGCGGCGGTGATCCTGATGACGGAATCGCGCGCGCGCGAGCTGGGCATAACCCCGCTCGGCTATCTGCGCAGCTATGCCTTCACGGCGATTGGCGTGCGCGAAGATATGCTGTTAGGGCCATCTTATGCTTCACCGCTGGCGCTGGATCGTGCCGGAATTACCCTTGCCGACCTCAGCCTGATCGATATGCATGAAGCCTTCGCCGCCCAGACCCTGGCTAATCTGAAAATGTTTGCCGATGAGCGTTTTGCCCGTGAGGTGCTGAACCGTCCGCACGCGCTGGGGGAAGTCAATCAGGAACAGTTTAACGTGCTGGGTGGCTCCATCGCTTATGGCCACCCGTTTGCCGCCACCGGGGCGCGTATGATTACCCAGACGCTTAACGAGCTGCGGCGGCGCGGCGGCGGCTTAGGATTAGTCACCGCCTGCGCGGCAGGTGGCCTCGGTGCAGCCATGGTTCTGGAGGCGGAATAA
- a CDS encoding YfcZ/YiiS family protein: MSDAINRCSASETAACCCVDVGTIMDNTDCTATFSQLFSTHAEAQAMLQSLSEKARAVESEPCTIDSRISETPQGVQLDCDFTFSCQAETMIFQLALR; encoded by the coding sequence ATGAGCGATGCCATTAACCGCTGTAGTGCCAGTGAAACGGCGGCCTGTTGCTGTGTGGATGTGGGCACGATAATGGATAATACCGACTGTACTGCCACATTCAGCCAGCTATTTAGCACCCATGCTGAAGCCCAGGCGATGCTGCAATCGCTAAGTGAAAAAGCGCGGGCGGTGGAATCTGAACCCTGCACTATTGACAGTCGCATCAGCGAAACGCCACAGGGCGTACAGCTGGACTGTGATTTTACCTTCAGCTGCCAGGCTGAAACGATGATCTTCCAGCTCGCTCTGCGTTAA
- the fadL gene encoding long-chain fatty acid transporter FadL yields the protein MNHKNLFAKSALAAAVALVSSNVVAAGFQLNEFSTIGLGRAYSGEGAMGDTAASASRNPATMALMDRPMFSIGGVFIDPDVNISGESGSGNSLNADNIAPTQWVPNIHYVQPINDQWWVGASATSNYGLATEFNDGYAGGPFAGKTDLMTMNLNLSTAYRLNQHFSFGVGFDAVYARAKIERNIGELGALLPAAGLPAAPADTQIAHLKGDEWGYGWNAGILYEVDDNNRFGLTYRSEVKIDFDGDYRSDIPVAYNPIGGQFGLPTGTSGQTIPGSLSLHLPEMWEVSGYHKVAPQWAVHYSLAYTSWSQFQELRATDSNGNDLFLKDESYHDAYRIALGTSYFYDKNWTFRTGIAFDDSPVPSDKRSISIPDQDRLWLSAGASYAFNDNASVDVGVSYMHGQSVTIKEGTDPVATARNGGVATPYTFNSEGKAWLYGASFNYKF from the coding sequence ATGAACCATAAAAACCTGTTTGCTAAGTCTGCACTCGCAGCAGCAGTGGCGCTTGTTTCTTCGAATGTCGTAGCAGCCGGCTTTCAGCTAAACGAATTTTCTACGATTGGCCTCGGTCGTGCCTATTCTGGTGAAGGCGCGATGGGTGATACCGCCGCGTCCGCCAGTCGTAACCCGGCAACCATGGCACTGATGGACCGCCCGATGTTTTCCATCGGCGGGGTATTTATCGACCCGGACGTGAATATTAGCGGTGAATCCGGTTCCGGCAACAGCCTGAACGCCGATAATATTGCACCAACGCAGTGGGTTCCTAATATTCACTACGTTCAGCCAATAAACGACCAGTGGTGGGTTGGCGCCAGCGCCACCTCTAATTACGGTCTGGCAACAGAATTTAATGATGGTTATGCCGGCGGTCCGTTTGCGGGTAAAACCGATTTAATGACCATGAACCTGAATTTAAGCACCGCCTATCGTCTTAATCAGCACTTCAGCTTTGGCGTAGGTTTTGATGCTGTCTACGCCCGTGCCAAAATCGAACGTAATATCGGTGAGCTTGGTGCCCTACTGCCTGCCGCAGGATTACCTGCTGCACCGGCCGACACGCAGATTGCCCATCTTAAAGGTGACGAATGGGGTTACGGCTGGAACGCCGGTATCCTGTATGAAGTAGATGACAACAACCGCTTCGGCCTGACCTACCGTTCTGAAGTTAAAATCGACTTCGACGGCGATTATCGCAGCGATATCCCGGTAGCTTATAACCCGATTGGCGGTCAGTTCGGCCTGCCAACCGGCACCAGCGGCCAGACAATTCCGGGGTCGCTGTCGCTGCATCTGCCAGAGATGTGGGAAGTTTCCGGCTATCACAAAGTCGCGCCTCAGTGGGCGGTGCACTACAGCCTGGCCTACACCAGCTGGAGCCAGTTCCAGGAACTGCGCGCCACCGACAGCAACGGCAATGATCTGTTCCTGAAGGATGAGAGCTACCATGATGCCTACCGCATCGCGCTGGGTACCAGCTACTTCTACGATAAAAACTGGACCTTCCGTACCGGTATCGCCTTTGATGACAGCCCGGTCCCTTCTGACAAACGCTCTATCTCGATTCCCGATCAGGATCGCCTGTGGCTGAGCGCCGGCGCGTCCTACGCGTTTAACGATAATGCTTCAGTCGATGTCGGCGTCTCCTACATGCACGGCCAGAGCGTAACGATTAAAGAGGGTACCGACCCGGTTGCCACCGCGCGAAATGGCGGCGTAGCAACCCCTTATACCTTTAATTCTGAAGGTAAAGCGTGGCTGTACGGCGCGAGCTTTAACTACAAGTTCTGA
- the mlaA gene encoding phospholipid-binding lipoprotein MlaA — protein MNYRLTGLVLASVLMVGCASSKPGDEPQGRSDPLEGFNRSMFNFNYNVLDPYVVRPVAVAWRDYVPVPARTGLGNFLSNLDEPATMVNYFVEGNPYKAMVHFNRFFLNTLLGMGGFIDVASMANPKLAKEETRAFGSTLGHYGVGYGTYVELPGYGGFTPREDIGGLVDDVYPPLSWLTWWMSIGKWTLEGIETRAQLLDSDAMLKNSKDPYAFVRAAYFQHHDFLASDGKLIPQENPNASAIEGDLNSIDSQ, from the coding sequence ATGAACTATCGCCTGACGGGCTTAGTGCTGGCGAGCGTACTGATGGTGGGTTGCGCTAGCTCTAAACCGGGGGATGAACCACAGGGGCGTTCCGATCCGCTGGAAGGTTTCAACCGTTCAATGTTCAACTTTAACTACAACGTGTTGGATCCTTATGTCGTGCGTCCCGTCGCGGTGGCCTGGCGTGATTATGTGCCGGTGCCTGCGCGCACCGGTCTGGGGAACTTCCTCAGCAACCTCGATGAGCCTGCCACCATGGTGAACTACTTCGTGGAAGGGAATCCGTACAAGGCGATGGTGCATTTTAACCGCTTCTTCCTGAACACCCTGCTGGGCATGGGCGGCTTTATCGATGTTGCCTCCATGGCTAACCCGAAACTGGCAAAAGAAGAGACGCGCGCCTTCGGCAGCACGCTCGGCCATTACGGTGTGGGTTACGGAACCTATGTGGAGCTGCCGGGCTACGGTGGCTTTACGCCGCGTGAAGATATTGGCGGGCTGGTCGACGATGTGTACCCACCGCTCAGCTGGCTGACCTGGTGGATGTCGATTGGTAAATGGACGCTGGAAGGGATTGAAACCCGTGCCCAGCTGCTGGATTCCGACGCTATGCTGAAAAACTCGAAAGATCCTTACGCCTTCGTGCGTGCGGCCTATTTCCAGCATCATGATTTCCTTGCCAGCGACGGCAAGCTGATCCCGCAGGAAAACCCGAACGCGTCGGCGATTGAGGGCGATCTGAATTCTATCGACTCCCAGTAA